Part of the Acidimicrobiales bacterium genome, TAGGAGCATCAAGAAAGAGTGCTGTCGAGGGGTCAGCCTCGGCTCGACCTGGCGCTGATCGAAGCGCCCGTTCAGCGGGTCCGGTGGCGCGGGTCGAGGAGCCACGCGCTCGCCCCGGTCATGCAGAGCGAACCGAGGAAGACCAGCCACCAGCCGACGCTCGGAACCGCCCAGAGGTCGGGGTGGGCCCTCGCCCAACCGTCCAGGCGACCGAGGTCGTACACGGCGAGGGCCAACGTGAGGAGCGAACAGGCGAACGCAATCGCGTAGCGCCACGAGCGCAGCGGCCTGACGGCAAGGAACGCGATCGCGGCGATGGCGAGTATCGCGGCGGCCTGGAAGGTCATCGGGTCGACGGCTGGGAGCCCTGGTGGCGTGGCCGTGAACCGCGGGAGGTGGCCGGCGATCGCGACCACGATGCTCGATGCCAGCAGCACGTAGCCGGCGATGGGGATCGAGGGTGCGGCGGGCGGAACCGGCGCAGCGTCGAGCGGCGACTGCGGTTCGATCGGCGCCGCGGGAGCATCGAAGCCCCACCACGCCCACCGGGAGGGGTGTGCGTCGTCCTCGGCGATGCGTCGGCCGGTCCTCACCACCACAGTCTGCCGACCCGCCGCCTCACACGCCGCGGAGGTGGCGGAGGGGCGCCACCGGTTCCGGTGTCGGGTCGTCGATCTCGGGCGCCGGGTCGTCGTCCCACGGCATCGCCCGCTCGAGCCACATCGTGTCGAGGTAGGTGGGAAGGTCGGCGCGCCACAGGGCGGTGCGCAGCTCGCACTCGATGAAACGGCCGGCACTGCGGCCACTGGACGCCCAGGCGAAGCGGAAGGCCTGGCCGTCGGGCCCGAGGCAGAGCTCGCCGCCGCCGGCGTGGTGGCGGTAGATCGAGACGGTGGGCAGGCGGTCGCGGGCCACCGAGCCGAGGAAGTCGAAGTCCTCGATGTAGATCGCCCAGGGGAACTCGTCGATGCGGCACCGGCGGGCGTAGCCGACGAGGGGCCGCCACCACTCGACGAGCGGTGACTGCGACGGCGGCGGCGTCCAGAGGCGGTGGCGCACCGCGGCGGTGATGGGGCAGTCGGCGATGGGCAGGGAGACGACGTGGTTGGGCATGCCCCGAACGTACGGAGGGGGTCTGACGGGAATCCCCGCCCTGCCCCGCCGCCGACCCCTAGATTCCTCGCCCATGGCGGACACCCCGAGCACCCCGAGCACCCCGAGTACCCCGACCAGACCTGGGATCTCCCGTCGCGCCTTCCTGGTCGGGACCGTGGCCTCGGGCGCGCTGCTCGCGGTGGGCTGTTCGAGCGACGGCGGCGGCAGCGGCAGCGGGGGAGCGGCGGCCACCACCACGACGCTCCCCGTGCCCGACCTCCCCGGCGACCCGTTCACCCTCGGCGTCGCGTCGGGCGACCCTCTGAGCGACTCGGTCATCCTGTGGACCCGTCTCGCTCCCGAGCCCCTCGCCGCCCGTGGAGGCATGCCGCGTGGCGTCGACGTCCCGGTCCGCTGGGAGCTCCAGACCGCCGACGGCGGCGAGACCGTCGACGAGGGCGTCACCGTCGCCCCGGCCGACCAAGGCCACACCGTCCACCTCGATGCCCAGGGCCTCGAGCCCGACACCGTCTACCGCTACCGCTTCTCGGTCGGCGACTTCACCTCGAACTGGGGCCGGGCCCGCACCCTTCCGGCCGAGGGCACGTCGCCCGAGCAGTTCGTCATCGCCCAGGTCAGCTGCGCCCAGTACGACAGCGCCCGCTACGCCGCGTACCGGGACCTCGCCGAGCAGGAGCCCGATCTCGTCCTCTGCCTCGGCGACTACCTCTACGAGCATCCCGGCGGCGACGTGCGCCCCGGCGTCATCACGGCCATCGACCTGGCCGACTACCGCTACCAGTACGCCCTCTACCGCACGGACCCGCAGCTGCGCCGGGCCCACGCGGTGGCCCCGTGGATCGTCACCTGGGACGACCACGAGGTGTCCAACAACTACGTGTCGGACACCCCCGACCCCGAGAGCGAGTCGCCGAACGCGGCGGCGCTGCTGGAGCGGCGGGCCGCGGCCTACCGGGCCTGGTGGGAGAACATGCCGGTCCGCCTCGACCCGCCCGACGGGCCCGACCTCGCCATCCACCGCCGCTTCGCGGTGGGCGACCTGGCCGCCATCCACGTACTCGACACCCGCCAGTACCGCACCCCCCTCGACTGCGAGACCGCGGCCGGCATCTCCGCCGGCCGGCGGTGCGACACCAGCGTCGCCGCGTCCACGACCGTCCTCGGCGAGGAGCAGGAGGCCTGGTTGGCCGAGGGGCTCGCCGAGGAGGCGACCTGGCACGTGCTCGCGCAGCAGATCGTCACCCACCAGTGGCGCTTCGGCCCCGGCGACGACACCGTCTGGAACCTCGACCAGTGGGACGGCTACCCGACGGCCCGCGAGCGCCTCTTCGCCGACCTCGCCGACGCGGCCGGCGCCCCCGTCGTGCTGACGGGCGACGTCCACACGAGCTGGGCCGCCGACCTGCTCGAGGACTTCGACGACCCCGACTCGGCGCAGGTGGGCGTCGAGCTGGTCGCTCCGGGCATCGGCTCGTCGGGCGACGCGCTCGCCGGGATCCAGCAGGTGCTCCTCGACAACAACCCGCACATCGTCTACTCCGAGGTGGGCCACCGGGGCTGGATCAAGAACACCCTCACGCCCGACGACTGGACCGCCGAGTTCCGCCTGGTGGCCGACCACACCGACGCGGCCAGCCCGGTGACCGTCGACGCCACCCTCGTCACCCGCCCGGGCGAGGGCTTCACGCCGACCTGATCTCCTCCACGTCGAGGAGCAGGGGACCGGCGTCGAACGACGAGAGCACCTCGTCCACGTCGTCGCCCAGCAGCAGGGCGCGAGCCAGCTCGCCCTTGGCCGCCTTGGCGCCGTGTCCGCCGGGCTTGCCGTCGGCAGTGGTGAACGCCGGGCGCAGCAGGCGGTAGCGGGACGGGTCGGGCACCCAGGCGGCCCGGTGCTCGAGGGGCAGCAGGTCGACGACGGTGCGGCGCGCCAGGTGTCGGTTGAGCGCCGCCGACAGTGGCTCGCGCCAGAAGGCGTCGAGGCGTCCCAACCCCGGCGGGGCGACCGAGAGCTTGAGGCGGAAGTCGGGGACCGGGTCGCTCCACGCCGTGAGCCCCGTCAGCGCCGAGACCACGACCACCGAGGACCGGGCCCGCGCCTTGGCCTCCGGGGGCAGATCCGCCGCTCCGAGCGCCGTCCACACGACCCCGGTGAAGCGCCGCCACGCCGGCAACGTCGGTGCGCCGAGCACGGACCGGTTGGCCTCCCGGGCCCGCTCGAGCAGCTCGCCCCTCGCTCCGAGCAGCTTCTCGCTGCCGCCGCCGACGGCGACGAGCGCGTCGGCCACGGCCCGGCGTTGCTCGGCCAGGCGCCGGAACCGGCCCGAGGCCGGGTCCCACCCCGCGCCCCGCCCGCCCGGCGCCTTGCCCTCCGAGGGGGGCAACAGGATGGTCAGCACCCAGCGATCATGGCCGCACGACCGCATTCCGGTGGAACCCAGGGGATGCGATACCTTCGGCCTCCCCGACGACCGGAGGTTGGACGTGGCCGAACAGGTCCCCCTGGTGGACTACCTCGTCTTGGGAGACGAGCCCCACCTGCAGGCGAACGAGTGCACCGCGTGTGGTGCGCGCTTCTTCGACCGGCGCAACGCGTGCGCCTCGTGTGGCAAGACCGAGTTCACCAAGGCGGCCATCGCCACCGAGGGTGTGCTGCGGTCGTTCACCATCGTGGCCTTCGCTGCGCCGGGCATCCCCGTGCCCTTCGTGGCCGGCATCATCGACTGCGACGGCACGCAGGTGCGGGCCAACGTCGTGGACGTCGAGCCCGACCCCGAGCACGTCACCCTGGGCATGAAGCTCAAGCTCACCACCTTCCCGATCGGCGAGGACAGCGCCGGCACCGAAGCGATCGGCTTCGGCTTCGCACCCCTGGAGGCGAACTGATGGCAAGTGACGACATCTGGATCCTCGGCATCACCATGACCAAGTTCGGCAAGCGGCCCGAGGACGACGTCGTCGACCTCGCCGCCGAGGCCGCGCTCGGCGCGCTCGCCGACGGCGGGGTCACCATCCAGGAGATGGGCGTGCTGGCCGCCGGCAACCTCATGGGCGCGGCCGCGGGCATCGGCCAGCAGCTCCAGAAGCAGATCGGCCAGACCGGCATCCCCGTCTACAACGTGGCCAACGCCTGCGCCACCGGGGCCACCGCACTGCGCACGGCGATCATGGCGGTCAAGGCGGGCGAGTGCGACATGGGCCTGGCCGTCGGTGTGGAGAAGCTCTCCGGTGCCGGCCTGCTCTCCGGCGGCAGCCGCAAGGAGGACGCCGACACCTGGACGCCCAAGGGTCGCTACGGCGCCGTGGCCGGCCTCGACGGCCGCGTCGGCACCGAGATCATGCCGGGCGTCTTCGCCCAGGTGGGCATGGAGTACGGCTACGAACACGGCGGCGCCACGTTCGAGCTCTTCGCCCGCATCAGCGAGAAGAACCACTCGCACTCGACGCTCAACCCGCTGGCCGCCTACTCGAAGGCCATGACCCTCGAGCAGATCATGGGCGACATCATGATCGCCTACCCGAACACCCGGCCGATGTGCTCGGCCAACTGCGACGGCGCCGCCGCCGCGGTCGTGGTGTCCGACGCCAAGCTCAAGACCCTCGACCCCGACCAGCGCCGGCGGGCGGTCAAGGTGTCGGCGTCGGTGCTCACCAGCGATCCCTGGGACGAGGGCTGCCAGCAGCTCCCCAACGTGAACACCCTGACCCGCCGGGCCGCGGTCCAGGCCTACGAGCAGGCCGGCGTGGCCCCCGAGGATCTCGACCTCGTCGAGCTCCACGACTGCTTCGCCACCGCCGAGCTCGTCCACTACGACAACCTCCAGCTCTGCGCGCCGGGCGAGGCCGTCCCGTTCTTCGAGTCGGGCGCCACGTGGCGCACGGGCAGCACCCCGGTCAACGTGTCCGGCGGCCTCGAGTCCAAGGGCCACCCGATCGCCGCCACGGGCATCGCCAACATCTGGGAGGTGTGCCACCACCTCCGCGGCGAGGCCGGCGACCGCCAGATCGAGGGCGCGAAGGTGGGCCTGGCCCACGTCATCGGCCTCGGCTCGGCTTGCGGCGTGCACATCCTCGAGAAGGCCGCCTGAGCCTGATCGTCTGACGGCTCGGCGCCGCCGCCCCCCCGTGCGGGTCGGCGGCGCCGGGTCCACTCAGTCCTCGGCGCCCGCCGGGAAGCTGTCGACGTCGCGCAGGGCGGGGAAGAAGACCCACCACCCGGCGGAGATCAACACGGTGGCGATGCCGCCGAGCACCACCGCGCCGCCGGCGCCGAAGAACTGGCCGGCCACGCCGGACTCGAAGGCGCCGAGCTCGTTGGATCCCCCGATGAAGACGTTCTCGACCGCGAGCACCCGCCCGCGCTTGTCCCGCGGCGTGACCAGGGGGACGAGCGTGGCCCGGATGAACACGCTGATGGCGTCCGACCCGGACAGCACGAGCATGGCCACGAACGCGACCGCGTAGCTGGTGGTGGCGCCGAGCACGATCGTGCCGAGGCCGAAGATGGCGACGACCACGAGCAGGATGCGCCCCACGTGGCGCTTCAGGGGATGCCGGGCGAGGCGGAGGGTGACGACGCCGGCGCCGATGCCGCCGGCCGCCCGCAGCCACCCGAGGCCGACGGGGCCCACGCCGAGGCGCTGCTCGGCGAGCGCCGGCAGCAGGGCGATGGCCCCGCCGAAGAGCACCGCGAAGAGGTCGAGGGAGATGGCCCCGAGCAGGATCGGGGTGCGGCGGATGAAGCGGAGCCCCTCGAGCGCCTCGTGGCCCACTCGGGCGGGCGCCACCCCGGCCGTCGCCGAGGGCGCTTCGAGGGCTTCGACGGCGGCGGCGTCGACGGGGTCCTCGAGCAGGGGCGCCCCCCGAAGGAGCGTCTCCTGCGCCTCGGCGGCTTCGGACACCGGGTGGTGGGCGTCGGGGCGGATGCGCACGAGGCTCACCGAGACCGCCGCGGTGAAGAGCAGCACGGCCATGGCGGCGTACGGCAGGGCCGGGTCGACGGCGTAGAGGGTGCCGCCCAGGACGGGCCCGAAGATGATGGCCAGCTGCCAGGTGGCGGAGTGGCGGGCGACCAGCCACGGCAGGTCCTCTGGTGCCATCAGGTCGGCCGGCAGCGAGCGGGAGGTGGGGGCGACGAAGGCGCGGGCGGTGCCGAAGAGCACCACCAGCACGAAGATGGGGGCGACCGCAGTCGGGTCGCTGGCGGCGTACCAGGCCAGGACGACGGCCACCGCCCCCTCGGACAGCGCGCCGATGGCGGTGACCCGCCGGCGGTCGAAGCGGTCGGCCACCGAGCCCGTGACGAGGACGAGCAGGAGGGCCGGCGCGAACTCGGCGAGGCCGAGCAGGCCGAGGTCGATCTCGCGGCCGGTGAGGTCGAACACCTGGATGCCGAGGGCGGTGACGCCGGCGAAGGCCGCCGACGAGGCGCAGAAGACGCTCAGCAACAGCGCGGTGACCGAGCGGTCCCAGTGGCCGGTCGGCGCGGCCGCCTCGTCGCCCGACTCGCTCATGCGTGGCTCACCGGCGCATCTTCGCGGGGTCGATGCCAGGCGGCGAATCCCTTTCGGTGGCAGCATGCGCCCGTGCCGTGCCCCGGGTGCCCGTCGTGAGACTCCTCTACGTCGACATCGACACCCTGCGGGCCGACCACCTGGGCTGTCACGGATACCACCGGGACACGACGCCCACCATCGACGCGCTGGCGGCCGACGGTGTGCGCTTCACCAACGTGTACGCGTCCGACGTGCCGTGCCTGCCCAGCCGCACCGCGCTGAGCACCGGCAGCTTCGGCATCCGCAACGGCGTGGCCAACCACGGCGGACTCGCCGCCGACCTGCGCCCGGTCGGGGCCCGGCGGGGCTTCTTCAGCCAGTGGGCGGTCAATGCCTGGGCCAGCCGCTTCTACTGGTCGGGGTGGACTACGGCGTCGATCTCGAGCTTCCCGTTCCGCCACTCCGCGACGTGGTGGAACGCCGGGTTCATGGAGTCGATGAACCTCATGCGGGGGATGGGCATCGAGCGGGCGGACCAGGTGCTGCCCAGCGCCCTCGACTGGCTGGACCGCCGGGGCCGGGACGACGAGTGGTTCCTCCACGTGCACCTCTGGGACCCGCACACGCCCTACAACACGCCCGAGGACTACGGGAACCCGTTCGCCGGCGACCCCGTCCCGGCCTGGCACACCGAGGCGGTCCGCGCCCGGAACTGGACCCTGTCCGGGCCGCACTCGGCGCAGGAGCCCTGGGGCTTCCGCCCCGACGAGTGGGGCGACCCTCCACCCCGCCAGCCCTGGGACGCCTCGTCGATGGACGCGGTCAAGGCCATCTTCGACGGCTACGACGTCGGGGTGCGCTACGCGGACGACGCGCTGGCCACGCTGCTGGACAAGCTCGACGGCCTCGGAGTGCTGGACGAGACCGCCGTGCTCGTCAGCAGCGACCACGGCGAGGCCTTCGGGGAGCTGGGGGTCTACGCCGACCACCAGGCCGCGGACGAGGCCACCGCGCACATCCCGGCCGTCCTGCGGTGGCCCGGCGTCGCCCCCTCGGTGCACGACGGCCTGCAATACCACCTCGACATCGCGGCCACGACGCTGGCCCTGGCCGGGATCGAGCCCGGCCGTCAGTGGGACGGGAAGGCGGTCGACATCGGCGGGCCCGGCCGCGAGCACCTGGTCATCTCCCAGGGAGCGTGGTCGTGCCAGCGGGCCGTGCGGTGGGACGACCACCTGTACCTGCGCACCTGGCACGACGGCTACCACGGCCATTGGGCCGACGAGATGCTGTTCGACGTCGCCCGCGACCCCCACGAGACCGAGGACCTCGCCCCCTCGGCGCCGGAGCGCACCGCCGAGGGCGCGCGGCTCCTCGAGACCTGGACGGCCGAGCACCTCGAGCGCAGCGGCCAGGAGGACCCCCTCGACGCCGTGCGCCGCGAAGGCGGGCCGTTCCACGTCCGCCACCACCTGGGCCCCTACCTCGAGCGCCTGCGGTCGACGGACCGTGGCGAGTGGGTCGAGGTGCTCCTCGCCCGCCACGCCGACGAGCTGGGCTGAGCGCACCCGGCGGGAGAGCGCTGCTCGCACCTAGGGTCGCGCCGTGCCCACCGCCGCGCTGAACGGGATCGAGGTCTACTACGAGCAGCGGGGGACCGGGCCCCGCGTGCTCTTCGCGAACGGCTCGGGCTCCACGCTGGCGGAGGCGGCCCTCATCGTCGACGTGCTGGCCGCCGGGTGCGAGGTGGTGGCCCACGACCAGCGGGGATTGGGAAAGACCGAGGTGCCACCCGGGCCGTACACGATGGCCGACTACGCCGCCGACGCCATCGCCCTGCTCGACCACGTCGGCTGGGAGCGCTGCCGGGTGCTGGGCATCAGCTTCGGCGGGATGGTGGCCCAGGAGCTCGCGGTCACGGTGCCCGAGCGGGTCGAGCGCCTCGCCCTGCTCTGCACCTCTCCCGGTGGCGAGGGTGGCTCGTCGTACCCGCTGCACGAGCTGGGTGACCGCCCGCCGGCCGAGCAGGCGGCCATCGGCCTGAGCATCCTCGACACCCGCTTCACGCCGGAGTGGCTGGCGTCGCACCCGAGCGACCAGGCGTTGGTCGAGATGATGGTGGCGCGCCGCTCGCAGCCCGATGATCCCGAGCAGGCCCGCGGCAAGGCCGAGCAGCTCGGTGCCCGCCGCAACCACGACGTCTGGGATCGCCTCGGCCGCATCACCTGCCCGACGCTCGTCGCCGGCGGCCGCTACGACGGCATCGCCCCGCCCGCCAACAGCGAGGCCATCGCATCGCGGATCGCCGATGCCGATCTGCGCTTCTACGAGGGCGGCCACGCCTTCCTGGCCCAGGACCCGGCGGCGTTCCCCGACGTCCAGGCCTTCCTCAAGAGCTGAGGTCGGCGACTCCGAGCTCGATCAGCCCGACGTCCGGGGGCGCGAGGAAGCGGATCTGGGGCGCTCCCTGCTGCTCGTGGCCGACCCCGTGGCTCACGTAGATCGGGGTCCCCTCGATGTCGTGGAGCCCTCCGGCGGCGACGTCGCGAGGCACGTCGGTCAACGTCATCAGGGGCCCGATGAGGGGCAACTGGATCTGGCCACCGTGGGTGTGGCCGGCGACCATGAGGTCCACGGCGCCAGGGGTCCCGGGGACCTCGGTGATCCAGTCCGGCCGGTGGGTGAGGGCGAGGCGGACCGTCGTCGGTGGCGCCGCCGTCAGCTCGGCCAGCGCGGCCCGTCCTTCGCGGCCCCGACCGAGCCCCAGGCCGGCGATGCGCACCCTGCGGTCAGCGACCTGCGTGTCCACGACCTGGTTCCAGAGGTACGTCACCGAGGTTCCCGCGAACAGCTCGGCGAGCGTCGGCCCGTCGTCGGTGTCGCCCTGCACCACGTACACGCCGCCGGGTGCGTCGATGCCGGTGAAGAGGTCGCGCAGCGCCTCCCGGTTGGCCGCGAACTGGCCGGGGGTCCCCTGGAAGAGGTCGCCGCACACGAAGACGATGTCCGGGCGCTCTTCCTGGAGCAGGCGCACGGCCCGCCGCTCGTAGCCACCGATCTCGGTGGTCTGGAGGTCGGTGAGCACGCCGACGCGGATCACGTCGTCGCCCGAGCGTTCGGCGGGCAGGGCGAGCGAGGCGCGGTCCACCGAGACCGCGTAAGGCTCGACGTGGGTGGCGTAGAAGCCGAAGAGGGGCAGCGCCACGAGCACGAGCACGGCGAGGATCGACGCGACCCGGCCGAGGCGGGGGAGCCCCCACCGCCGACCCACCAGGCCACCGAGGAGGAGGATCAAGGCTATGAGCGGCAGGGCGACGACGACGTCCAGGTACACCACCGACATGGCGTCGAAGTTGTTGCCCCCGACCGCCAGGACCACGGCCAGCTGACCCACCCCGATCAGCACGGCGAGACCCAGCTCGAAGGCCGCCGCCTCGATGCCGTGGTGGCGGCGGGCGATGGCCCATACCCCGCCGACGAAGACGGGGACCGCCAGCAGGGCCAGCAGGAGGCTCAGCGTCGACGGGGCCACGGGAATCAGACGGGAGCGACCGCGGCCTCGGCGTCCAGCTCGGACATCGGCTCGTCGCGCCGTCCCGCCAGCCAGCAACCGGCCAGCACCACGGGGAAGCCGAGCAGCAAGCCGACGGTGAGGGCCTCGCCCAGGACGATGACCCCCAGCGTGACCGCCACCGCGGGATTGGCGAAGGTGATGAGCGTCGACCGGGCCGGGCCGATCTCGTCGATGAGGGCGAAGAACACGATGAAGGCGATGGCGGTGCAGAGCACGCCGAGGCCGACCATGGCCCAGAGCGCGTCGGCGGGCGGGGTGGTGTCCGGCCGTTGCACGACGGCCGCTGGCAGGTAGAGGAAGGCCACCCCGCCGATGGCGGCCGTCACCACGCCGAGCGTCGGCACGTCGGAGAGGCGCCGGTCGGCCACGAACGGGGCCGTGGCGTAGAGGACGGCCACGATCAGCACCTGCACGACGCTGCGGACGTCGACCGTGCCGCCTTCACCACCGAAGCCGACGAGCAGCCCGACGCCGGCCATGCCGAGCGCCAGCCCGGCGAGGCGCCGCGGCGCGAGCACCGAGCGGTCGCCGAGCCCCAGGGCGGCCATGGCGCCGAAGAGCGGCACGGTGGCCACGAGCAGGCCGGTGAGCGACGACGGCAGGCGCTGCTCGGCGTCCGTGAGCAGCAGCCACGGGATGGCCATCTCCATGGTGGCGAACAGGACGAGCCACGGCCAGCGGGCGAGCACGGGGCGCAACGCCTTGCGGTGGATTGCGACAGGGAGCAGCAGGACGAAGGCGATCATGGTGCGCCCGGCGACCACGACCGACGGGTCGAGGTCCTCCACCGCGATCTTGATGAAGAGGTACGGCAGGCCCCAGATCACCGACATCGCGGTGAAGAGCACCCAGCCTCGTCGGGTCACCTCGTCGCCCCGTCTACCAGCGCTCGGCCGGCGCCGGCACGGTGACGTGGATCTCCTCGCCCAGGGAGGCTCCGGCGGACAGGTCGAGCTCGTCGCCGCTCCAGAAGCGCCCCGGGTCGTACCAGTTCACCGGCCGCTTGGCATCGAGCAGGCCCATGCGCTGGTAGGTCAGGGCGACGAGCTCGGCGCAGTAGATGTCCTCCAGGGGCACGCCGCGCCGCACCCGGCCGAGTAGCCAGTGCTTCGCCAGGGTGCCCGTGTGGGGGAAGCGATGGCCGTCGAACTCGTTCACCACCCGCAGGACCTCGT contains:
- a CDS encoding alkaline phosphatase D family protein, with the protein product MADTPSTPSTPSTPTRPGISRRAFLVGTVASGALLAVGCSSDGGGSGSGGAAATTTTLPVPDLPGDPFTLGVASGDPLSDSVILWTRLAPEPLAARGGMPRGVDVPVRWELQTADGGETVDEGVTVAPADQGHTVHLDAQGLEPDTVYRYRFSVGDFTSNWGRARTLPAEGTSPEQFVIAQVSCAQYDSARYAAYRDLAEQEPDLVLCLGDYLYEHPGGDVRPGVITAIDLADYRYQYALYRTDPQLRRAHAVAPWIVTWDDHEVSNNYVSDTPDPESESPNAAALLERRAAAYRAWWENMPVRLDPPDGPDLAIHRRFAVGDLAAIHVLDTRQYRTPLDCETAAGISAGRRCDTSVAASTTVLGEEQEAWLAEGLAEEATWHVLAQQIVTHQWRFGPGDDTVWNLDQWDGYPTARERLFADLADAAGAPVVLTGDVHTSWAADLLEDFDDPDSAQVGVELVAPGIGSSGDALAGIQQVLLDNNPHIVYSEVGHRGWIKNTLTPDDWTAEFRLVADHTDAASPVTVDATLVTRPGEGFTPT
- the yaaA gene encoding peroxide stress protein YaaA, which produces MLTILLPPSEGKAPGGRGAGWDPASGRFRRLAEQRRAVADALVAVGGGSEKLLGARGELLERAREANRSVLGAPTLPAWRRFTGVVWTALGAADLPPEAKARARSSVVVVSALTGLTAWSDPVPDFRLKLSVAPPGLGRLDAFWREPLSAALNRHLARRTVVDLLPLEHRAAWVPDPSRYRLLRPAFTTADGKPGGHGAKAAKGELARALLLGDDVDEVLSSFDAGPLLLDVEEIRSA
- a CDS encoding OB-fold domain-containing protein, producing the protein MVSTQRSWPHDRIPVEPRGCDTFGLPDDRRLDVAEQVPLVDYLVLGDEPHLQANECTACGARFFDRRNACASCGKTEFTKAAIATEGVLRSFTIVAFAAPGIPVPFVAGIIDCDGTQVRANVVDVEPDPEHVTLGMKLKLTTFPIGEDSAGTEAIGFGFAPLEAN
- a CDS encoding thiolase family protein, with translation MASDDIWILGITMTKFGKRPEDDVVDLAAEAALGALADGGVTIQEMGVLAAGNLMGAAAGIGQQLQKQIGQTGIPVYNVANACATGATALRTAIMAVKAGECDMGLAVGVEKLSGAGLLSGGSRKEDADTWTPKGRYGAVAGLDGRVGTEIMPGVFAQVGMEYGYEHGGATFELFARISEKNHSHSTLNPLAAYSKAMTLEQIMGDIMIAYPNTRPMCSANCDGAAAAVVVSDAKLKTLDPDQRRRAVKVSASVLTSDPWDEGCQQLPNVNTLTRRAAVQAYEQAGVAPEDLDLVELHDCFATAELVHYDNLQLCAPGEAVPFFESGATWRTGSTPVNVSGGLESKGHPIAATGIANIWEVCHHLRGEAGDRQIEGAKVGLAHVIGLGSACGVHILEKAA
- a CDS encoding MFS transporter, which codes for MSESGDEAAAPTGHWDRSVTALLLSVFCASSAAFAGVTALGIQVFDLTGREIDLGLLGLAEFAPALLLVLVTGSVADRFDRRRVTAIGALSEGAVAVVLAWYAASDPTAVAPIFVLVVLFGTARAFVAPTSRSLPADLMAPEDLPWLVARHSATWQLAIIFGPVLGGTLYAVDPALPYAAMAVLLFTAAVSVSLVRIRPDAHHPVSEAAEAQETLLRGAPLLEDPVDAAAVEALEAPSATAGVAPARVGHEALEGLRFIRRTPILLGAISLDLFAVLFGGAIALLPALAEQRLGVGPVGLGWLRAAGGIGAGVVTLRLARHPLKRHVGRILLVVVAIFGLGTIVLGATTSYAVAFVAMLVLSGSDAISVFIRATLVPLVTPRDKRGRVLAVENVFIGGSNELGAFESGVAGQFFGAGGAVVLGGIATVLISAGWWVFFPALRDVDSFPAGAED
- a CDS encoding sulfatase; the encoded protein is MPVVRLLYVDIDTLRADHLGCHGYHRDTTPTIDALAADGVRFTNVYASDVPCLPSRTALSTGSFGIRNGVANHGGLAADLRPVGARRGFFSQWAVNAWASRFYWSGWTTASISSFPFRHSATWWNAGFMESMNLMRGMGIERADQVLPSALDWLDRRGRDDEWFLHVHLWDPHTPYNTPEDYGNPFAGDPVPAWHTEAVRARNWTLSGPHSAQEPWGFRPDEWGDPPPRQPWDASSMDAVKAIFDGYDVGVRYADDALATLLDKLDGLGVLDETAVLVSSDHGEAFGELGVYADHQAADEATAHIPAVLRWPGVAPSVHDGLQYHLDIAATTLALAGIEPGRQWDGKAVDIGGPGREHLVISQGAWSCQRAVRWDDHLYLRTWHDGYHGHWADEMLFDVARDPHETEDLAPSAPERTAEGARLLETWTAEHLERSGQEDPLDAVRREGGPFHVRHHLGPYLERLRSTDRGEWVEVLLARHADELG
- a CDS encoding alpha/beta fold hydrolase; this translates as MPTAALNGIEVYYEQRGTGPRVLFANGSGSTLAEAALIVDVLAAGCEVVAHDQRGLGKTEVPPGPYTMADYAADAIALLDHVGWERCRVLGISFGGMVAQELAVTVPERVERLALLCTSPGGEGGSSYPLHELGDRPPAEQAAIGLSILDTRFTPEWLASHPSDQALVEMMVARRSQPDDPEQARGKAEQLGARRNHDVWDRLGRITCPTLVAGGRYDGIAPPANSEAIASRIADADLRFYEGGHAFLAQDPAAFPDVQAFLKS
- a CDS encoding metallophosphoesterase, producing the protein MAPSTLSLLLALLAVPVFVGGVWAIARRHHGIEAAAFELGLAVLIGVGQLAVVLAVGGNNFDAMSVVYLDVVVALPLIALILLLGGLVGRRWGLPRLGRVASILAVLVLVALPLFGFYATHVEPYAVSVDRASLALPAERSGDDVIRVGVLTDLQTTEIGGYERRAVRLLQEERPDIVFVCGDLFQGTPGQFAANREALRDLFTGIDAPGGVYVVQGDTDDGPTLAELFAGTSVTYLWNQVVDTQVADRRVRIAGLGLGRGREGRAALAELTAAPPTTVRLALTHRPDWITEVPGTPGAVDLMVAGHTHGGQIQLPLIGPLMTLTDVPRDVAAGGLHDIEGTPIYVSHGVGHEQQGAPQIRFLAPPDVGLIELGVADLSS
- a CDS encoding EamA family transporter; this encodes MTRRGWVLFTAMSVIWGLPYLFIKIAVEDLDPSVVVAGRTMIAFVLLLPVAIHRKALRPVLARWPWLVLFATMEMAIPWLLLTDAEQRLPSSLTGLLVATVPLFGAMAALGLGDRSVLAPRRLAGLALGMAGVGLLVGFGGEGGTVDVRSVVQVLIVAVLYATAPFVADRRLSDVPTLGVVTAAIGGVAFLYLPAAVVQRPDTTPPADALWAMVGLGVLCTAIAFIVFFALIDEIGPARSTLITFANPAVAVTLGVIVLGEALTVGLLLGFPVVLAGCWLAGRRDEPMSELDAEAAVAPV